The window GACGGGGACTACTTCTTAACTTCGCTGCTCGCCAAACCTCTATTCTATAACGCGAATAAATCCTCTAAAGTAAATACGAACTTCCTTATCAGACAAAAGAAATATTTCGAATTTCGTAATAAACAAGGAGAACTCGGAGGAGATATCTGCTTAACCGGAAATTTAAGATTAGGAACTCCCGATAATTACAAAAAATACACGATGGCGATGAATGGGGACGCCATGGGAAAATCAATGCAGGGAGCAGGAGGTTCCTTGGTCATGGGAGTTGTGATGAACTCCATTATGGCAAGATCCGCCGCTAACAAAAGAGTTCTGACAAAAACACCGGAAGAATGGCTGACTGAGACCTATATGGAAATCCATTCGGTATTCAAAAGTTTTGACGGGACCATGGTCATCTCTGCGACCGTAGCGTTGATCGACGATGAAACGGGAGAAATGTTCTATTGGAACGCAGAACATCCTTTCTCGGTATTATACAGGGATGGCAAGGCTTCCTTCTTAGAAGATACATTAGAACTTCGTAAATTAGGATTGGATTCCGAATTCGAATTTAAGGTGAAAAAATTCCAACTTCATCCTGGAGATCTGATCATACTTGCGTCCGACGGAAGAGACGATCTTTTATTATCCGTACACAACGAAAAGAGGATCATCAACGAAGACGAAAATGTATTCTTAGATGTAGTAGAAAGATCTCATGGAGATATCAAATCCATCGAAAAAAATATCCGAAGTATAGGAGAGGTCATCGATGACCTCTCTATTCTAAGGATCGGCTTCCAAGAAGTAAACACTCCTGCAATCGACCAAAGGGATGATCGAAATGACTTCGCGGATAAGGTAGTGTTACAAAGCCTTTATAAAGAAGGAAAAGAATTGTATAGAAATGGAGAAGCTCAAAAAGCGATCTCTATTCTATTAGATGCGTATGCAACGGATAATAATAATCAAAAATTGAACAAACTACTAGGTTTGATCAGCTTTAAAGAAAAGGATTATCCATTAGCCGTAAAGGTCTTGAGCAAATATCTAAGCCAAGATCCGGATACGGCGGAGCTTTGGTATTATCTATCCATCGCGGAAAAACGTATCGGCAATTTAGCTCAATCCTTAGAAGCGGCAATGATGGTAAATCAAATGCAGCCGATGAATGTACAAAACCTGGTCCATCTTTCAGATCTAAATCGACTTTTAGGAAATAAAGAAGAAGCCATCGGCTTCACAAAATCCGCAGAAGAGATAGATCCGGATAATAAGAATATCCGAAAACTCAAAAAATTATTAGAGATGGAATCTTAAACTTAAGCCCTTTTAATTCCAAGGTTCTCTAAAAACTTCAAAAGGGATCGAAATAAAGGTCCATATACTTAGAGTAAATAGGAAAGAATCGAATCGATCCAGAAAACCTCCATGCCCAGGAAGTATGGAGGAAAAGTCTTTGATCGAAACTTTTCTTTTGATCCAGCTTGCCGCCAAATCTCCTGCTAAGGCTAAAAATCCGAAAAGAGGAAGGATCCAAATACATTTCCAAGAAAAATTTCCCCAGAAGGAAAACACGAATCCGGAAAATAGAAATAGATACGATAACCCTCCCATAAATCCTTCCCAAGTTTTATTGGGGCTGATTGTAGGAGAAATTTTTGTATTTCCCAAACTCTGCCCTACGATCTGACTAAATGCGTCAAATCCTGCGATTCCTAAATACAACCATAGACACAATTTAGGAGAGAGGACGAAAAACGAAAAACATGCCATAATCCCTAATACTAGATATATCCCTAAAATGGAAAAAAATTGAACAGGTCTTTCAATGGACAGAGTTCGAATAAGTTCGATACCGCCTAATAACAAAAGAACGGAAATGAATCCGAGCCATAAATACCCTCCACATACTGCGAATAAGGAAGACAAAGAAACGATTAAAGCGTAAGACCAGTATTTTCGAGATCTCAAAGTCCTTTCTTCTTTAGAACGTCCTTTTGAGGAACGAAAAAACCAAATCCCTCCGACCAAAAAGCCAAAAATTACGAAACCCAGTACAGGCAAGGATCCATTATCTAGGTCCATGTATCCTCAAAGACCCGGGGAGTACTTTTACGGAAAAAGAAATTACGTTTTTATAAATTTCTCCGTCTACCATAAGGATCTCAGGAGATTCGAAACTTACAACAACCGAATTCACTTGAAATGGAGCTTTCGGTTCATAAAAATATTTTCGAGAAAGAACGGAAAGATTATGTAAGGTCTGTCCCAAAATTCCGGAGTTCAGCTCCAAAACTTCTAATTTTCCGTCATTTGGTCTTGCATTAGGAAATGCCAAAAAATTCGCAACATGTCTGGTATTATTCAGAATACATCCGGTAAGAGGAATTCTGTTCCTAGACTCTTCGTCATAAGATACACCATACATTTTTCTTTTTTGAAAAAATACCCCGATACCGGCCGCTACCGGATAACAATATTTTTTTAACTTCTTGAATCTGGAGTTTGCGATCTCGGTAACTGCGGCAGGAAAGCCGAATGAGATGGTGCTTGCGGAATAACATAAAAAAGTCTCTTCCGCTGTACTAACCTCTATTTGCAGAAGATCTAATATTGTCTCCTTGGTTAAGTTCAAGTTCTCTTCTTTCCGGTTCCATTTTTCCCAGCCGAAATCTCTCGCTAAAGAATTTCCTGTTCCGGCCGGGATCAAGCGGATCTTAGGAAAGGGAGGTTTTAAAGAAGAGAGTACCTCATGTAAAGTTCCGTCCCCTCCGACAACGACGATCTCGGAATTGTTTCTTTCCTTTTGGGCAAGATTTTTAGCATGCCCCGGAAATTGAGTCACCAAAAGGCGTATTCCTTCATTCTCTAATCTGGAGCGGACTAATGAATCAATCCCGGATTTTTCTTTGCGAAGTTTTCCATTTACGATCGCAACCGATTTCCCCATTTATATTTTCCTCTTTTCTTTTTGTATCCAATATAATCCACGCACATTCGAACGGAGTTCCTCCAATACTCTTAAGATCAGAATCTCTTCCGCGTAAGCAAAACAACTCACAAAAAAAGAAACGTATACGATAGGAGAGAAGGCGCCGAACCAAAATAGGGTCATAAATAATATCCCGATACAATAAGCGGCAACTCTACTCGCATACGTGTGAAAACTAGAAATAGTTCCGAATTTCCATAAGGAATAAACCATCTCTCCAAAATACAGAATTAGAACGATTGAGATCCAAATCCTGTACTCGTAAAAAAAATCCGGTTCGAAAGTTAATATACCTGCTATACCTACGAAAAAAAGAAGAAGGTCCGCCCAAGAGTCCAACTTGGCCCCAAACTCGGATTGCAAACGGAAAATCCTTGCGATCAATCCGTCTGCTATATCGCTCAATAATGCGGCGAAAAAAAGCCAAGAGAATAAAGATCTGTCATTTTTATAGATAAAATAAACAAGGAAAGGAAGAGTCAAAAAACGTAAGATCGTAATACAATTCGGAATGTATTTATTAAAAGAATTCATATAAGCTCCGAAGAAGATAATAGAGAAACGCCGTTTTCTTTCGTTTCTGCGTAGTGTATATATTTTTTAGAAAAACAAATCCCGGCAAAACATTCAAAAATCGAAATATTCTTTTTTCTTTTCCTAAGTCCGAGAGAAAGACTTAACCAGGAAAGATTCGGATTTTCATGATGGATCTCGTGATTCCCTATCCCGAATCCTAATGGAAAATAAAATGTATTACTTTCTCTCTTATCTGAATATCCTGTATGCTCGCACCAATGTCGAAAACAACCCCAGAAATTTGCAAAAAAGAATGTTCCGAAAATAAACCATAGATCGGGTCGAAACCAATAAAACAGGATCCCGGAAACGCTAAAGGATAGAAGTAAGAAAAAAAGAGTCTCCTTGGAAAAGACAGGCTTCTTATCTTTCGCTGTAACTTCAGAAGAAGATTTCCAAAACAAAGAAAAGATATTAGAAACCAACGGCAGGAACTCCAACAAAACGTAAAGAATACGATTCTTTTTAAACAATTCTAATTTCCATCTTGGCCATAATGGATCGTCGGGAAGGTTTGTCTTTGCATGATGTTTTAAGTGAGAAGCCCTAAAAGGTTCTCCATAAAAAGGAAGAAAAACGAAAGCGCTTGCAAGATTCAGGATCCATCGATCGAATTTAGATCGGGTGAGATTTCTGTGAGTTCCTTCATGAACTAGTAGTATCATCCAAGAATGTAAAAATAAACCGCTGATAGGAAGGATCCAAATCCGTCCGGATATGAATATTTCGTGAAAGTACAGCAGAAAAACATACAAACAAGAAGCGAGAATCCCGGTGAATACGGGGATCCACCAAGGGAAATTCCTGAATCTGCTCTCCATTACTTCTTCGTAATTCATAAATTCTTTTTAGGTCCCAACCGATCTGTTTTTCAGGAACGGAAATTGATAAAGAACAATATTCTTTATTCTCCCCTGACGATAACACATTCTTTAATAAAGATCCCTAATATATTAAAGTGAGAATATTCGATGGCGCCGATCATTTTTATACCCGCGGATTCCGCGGCATCTCTCACACTTCCTCCCTTGATAAAAACATACATATCTAAATAGAATATGGAAGAAGAACAGGAACGTCCTTCTTTGATCAGTCTTGCCTGCCCTATGACGTTAGCATTTTGTTCCGGATGAGAAGGATAGAATAGATTAGACTCTCCTCTGGAAGTGTGTTTAGCGCTTATAATCAAAGCACTATAAGGAACCCTGTATTCCGGAAAACAAGAGCATAATAAAAGAAGAGCCAGAGAAGAAAATGTAAGTCTCATATATCATTCTCCGTAAACATAGGTGCAATACCTTCCGTAAAAAATAAAAAAGTCAGTCACACTATGATCTATATATGAGATTTTCGTGATCAATTCTCTCCAAGCAATGGATCCTGCCGCCGCGTCCCCCCAGGAATAGATCCTAAGGATATGATGAACGCAGCCTTTTCCGAATCTCAGAGGTCGAACCGTATTCTGAGGATTAAAATCCCCATCGAATGACATACTATTATAAAGAAGCCCGGGTATCGGACGATAGGAATCACCTATACTCGTACAACTCAATCCCAGAAAATACGTAAAAAAGATCGCAATTAAAACTTTAGAAGACCGTCTCATCGTAATTTTGTAAAAAGACCAGCGAATCATATTCAATCTCCAGTTAAGATCAAGCAGTGGCGCCTTACGAAGATAAAAAGAAAAGAAGAAACTTCGATTTCTACGGAGTGGATCCTGCTGATCTCTCCTTGGCGTTTTGCTTCCGTTATGCTTGCATCTCCTGCGGAAACCAAGAATAGAAAATTGTATACGCATACCTTTGCGCTTTTTATACCTTCCACGTTCCCGATCTTGCCTGGAATTTTTTCCTGGCGGTATATGATCCCCTTACATGTTTCAAACGATAAAACGAGAAGAATAGAAAACAAAATTCGATTCAAACTGATTTACCTTTCGGAATATTTAGCGATGTTTTCGAAATTGAATAGGAAGCCCATTTGGATCTGGACGGATTCCAAATTTGTATTTCCGATAATATCGGACTTAAGCCATTTTTTTTGGCCGGAAATTTCCAATTGTAACCCGAACTCTGGAGTTAGAAAAAAATTCACGCCGGCCCCTGCCCTCACTCCATAACCTGTTCCTGTAGAAGTAACCGGTTCGAAAGCGGTGCTTGGATGTATATTCCTAGAACTAGTAGTATATTGCACGATCCCCGCTTCTAAGTTTACGAAAGGGTCTATACGAGATCTAGAAAGAGGATGAAAAGAGACTGCCAAAGAATACATCTTATCATTATAAAATCGCCTGGTGTATGGAAGCGCTTCCACGTATGTAGGGTTCGGGTGGCTCGGAGATAAACGAGGAAAATCCAAATATTCTCTATTATTGGTCGCATCCATTGAAAAAGAACTAGCGGCAAATCCCAATCCGATCTTATCCGTTACTCCGTATTCAAAAAATAAACGATAAGAGGTCGGCGTGGAAAATTGAGAGTTAGGAAGACCTAATAGAGGAGTTGCGTCCTGCCCAAGAAGTCTAAGAGGAGTTTGACCCGAAGCAGTTTCCGTTTTCAGATTTTTTTGGATCTCTTTTTCTCTCGAGATCAAACTTCCGCCTGTATGAAAAGAATTACCGGTAGTTCCGGATAAAAGGAAAATCCCTTTATAAAATCCGTAAGGATGTTCCGACTGTCCAGGATTTGGTTCCGCCCAAAGGAATACAGGGAGTAAAAACAAAAAGAAATATGAGAAAAAACGAAAACATAACATCCGCAGCCTGCCCAATCGATATAGCACTACAATCTATACATTCTCCCTCAGATTGAGCCAGAAAAAAGTTATATATAATTAAGAATTTTCGATTTTTTTGAAGTTATTTGCATTCGTTAGGCGCTTCTTGAGGAATTTTCAAGGAAAATATATGCTGCAACCCTGCTTTGGTTTGAAAATAGCCTTTGATTTAAAATTGGTAAATAAAGTGGAAAATTTAATAGACAGAGAATTATCATCCTGGATCCAAAGATCCGGAGAGAAAAATTGTTTTGTATAATCCTTACAATATTCTTCGGATCCTTTAGAAACGAATAAACAAGAGCAGCCTTCTTTTGCCGCAAATATAGAATATGTTCTGCCGAGCGAGTCCGGAAGAATTCTCCATTTCCAAACTGAGAATATAACCAAGAACAGCATCGATAGGATAGTTCCAAGAATATATAATATTTTTATAAAATTCTTCATGGAAATTTTCCCTGATCCTTTTCATTTATAATAGGAAGCAAACGATCCAGAAATTCTCTCATTGGAAATCTTGCACCTCTGTCATTTCCCAAACGGACCACTACCAATTTTTTCTCGGGATCCACCACCATATATTGTCCCCAATGTCCGGAAGCAAAAAAGGAATCAGTAGAAAGCTCAGGATAATAAAGTTCTTCCGAATCAGGAGAGAATCGATTCAGGTATACATGCCCTCCCATACTTGGAATACGAAGTGTATCCAAATACCAAGGCCTTTTACTTTTTAGATCGTAAATTCTAAACGTTTTAGGGATCCAATCTTTCGAAAATATCCCGGAAGGTTTTCCTGAAATTTCTCCGGAATATAAAAGTCCAATTTTTGCAAGATCTCTTGCGGATAGATATACATAAGAAGAAGCTACCGGAACTCCCTTACCGTCCCTTTCCCAAATATAAGATCCTATCCCGATCCGTTTAAAATAGACCTCGGGA of the Leptospira dzoumogneensis genome contains:
- a CDS encoding phosphatidate cytidylyltransferase, whose amino-acid sequence is MDLDNGSLPVLGFVIFGFLVGGIWFFRSSKGRSKEERTLRSRKYWSYALIVSLSSLFAVCGGYLWLGFISVLLLLGGIELIRTLSIERPVQFFSILGIYLVLGIMACFSFFVLSPKLCLWLYLGIAGFDAFSQIVGQSLGNTKISPTISPNKTWEGFMGGLSYLFLFSGFVFSFWGNFSWKCIWILPLFGFLALAGDLAASWIKRKVSIKDFSSILPGHGGFLDRFDSFLFTLSIWTFISIPFEVFREPWN
- a CDS encoding diacylglycerol/lipid kinase family protein, whose protein sequence is MGKSVAIVNGKLRKEKSGIDSLVRSRLENEGIRLLVTQFPGHAKNLAQKERNNSEIVVVGGDGTLHEVLSSLKPPFPKIRLIPAGTGNSLARDFGWEKWNRKEENLNLTKETILDLLQIEVSTAEETFLCYSASTISFGFPAAVTEIANSRFKKLKKYCYPVAAGIGVFFQKRKMYGVSYDEESRNRIPLTGCILNNTRHVANFLAFPNARPNDGKLEVLELNSGILGQTLHNLSVLSRKYFYEPKAPFQVNSVVVSFESPEILMVDGEIYKNVISFSVKVLPGSLRIHGPR
- a CDS encoding CDP-alcohol phosphatidyltransferase family protein, translated to MNSFNKYIPNCITILRFLTLPFLVYFIYKNDRSLFSWLFFAALLSDIADGLIARIFRLQSEFGAKLDSWADLLLFFVGIAGILTFEPDFFYEYRIWISIVLILYFGEMVYSLWKFGTISSFHTYASRVAAYCIGILFMTLFWFGAFSPIVYVSFFVSCFAYAEEILILRVLEELRSNVRGLYWIQKEKRKI
- a CDS encoding fatty acid desaturase — encoded protein: MNYEEVMESRFRNFPWWIPVFTGILASCLYVFLLYFHEIFISGRIWILPISGLFLHSWMILLVHEGTHRNLTRSKFDRWILNLASAFVFLPFYGEPFRASHLKHHAKTNLPDDPLWPRWKLELFKKNRILYVLLEFLPLVSNIFSLFWKSSSEVTAKDKKPVFSKETLFFLLLSFSVSGILFYWFRPDLWFIFGTFFFANFWGCFRHWCEHTGYSDKRESNTFYFPLGFGIGNHEIHHENPNLSWLSLSLGLRKRKKNISIFECFAGICFSKKYIHYAETKENGVSLLSSSELI
- a CDS encoding TRL domain-containing protein, with protein sequence MRLTFSSLALLLLCSCFPEYRVPYSALIISAKHTSRGESNLFYPSHPEQNANVIGQARLIKEGRSCSSSIFYLDMYVFIKGGSVRDAAESAGIKMIGAIEYSHFNILGIFIKECVIVRGE
- a CDS encoding TRL-like family protein is translated as MIRWSFYKITMRRSSKVLIAIFFTYFLGLSCTSIGDSYRPIPGLLYNSMSFDGDFNPQNTVRPLRFGKGCVHHILRIYSWGDAAAGSIAWRELITKISYIDHSVTDFFIFYGRYCTYVYGE
- a CDS encoding TRL-like family protein, with product MNRILFSILLVLSFETCKGIIYRQEKIPGKIGNVEGIKSAKVCVYNFLFLVSAGDASITEAKRQGEISRIHSVEIEVSSFLFIFVRRHCLILTGD